In the Chloroherpetonaceae bacterium genome, one interval contains:
- a CDS encoding GGDEF domain-containing protein, whose amino-acid sequence MTLRGKIIFLSLFVLIVSGSYPIVSLWMLNQFERDFKRYITEQSNDFITLKEVKTRLLIYDSGLWKFVATGDRSLFSKMKPLEESITRDLKGLLKKADTSSLSYFHLYQVKTLSEQYFAEVAEISKSQNAVRQLALQQQQSVDRILREINALLEKNQDDLVGASNKLREELSTLAYLAFGMAAIFVPLLALVTFAIYRSTVVPIRDIRDRLGSVSVDDNSAINQMIADMRQFCQSRPINDEITLLVRKITEFGKAINEKNEELNRLIITDEKTQLYNFRYFKSQLHQEVVRSRRFGEPFSLIMVDVDKFKHYNDTNGHLLGDEVLKKVARLIRQECRETDVPARFGGEEFAVLLPRTDKEEAKFVAERIRKAIEDEVFINQEKQPGGNLTASLGIATFPTDANTEEELVSVADIALYEAKARGRNRSLHYADLQLSKAE is encoded by the coding sequence ATGACATTACGTGGCAAGATTATTTTTCTGTCGCTCTTTGTGCTCATAGTCTCTGGTAGCTATCCAATCGTTTCACTCTGGATGCTAAACCAGTTTGAGCGTGATTTTAAGCGTTATATAACTGAGCAAAGCAACGACTTTATCACACTCAAGGAAGTCAAAACACGCCTTCTGATTTATGACTCAGGACTGTGGAAATTTGTGGCAACAGGTGACAGGTCACTTTTCTCCAAAATGAAACCGCTGGAAGAGAGCATTACACGCGACCTGAAGGGGCTACTAAAAAAGGCAGATACAAGTTCGCTATCTTATTTCCATCTCTATCAAGTCAAGACGCTTTCGGAGCAGTATTTCGCAGAAGTAGCAGAAATTTCAAAGTCCCAAAATGCAGTTCGGCAACTGGCATTGCAGCAGCAGCAAAGCGTAGATAGAATCCTACGCGAAATCAATGCGCTTTTGGAGAAAAATCAAGATGACTTGGTCGGCGCATCAAATAAGCTGCGCGAAGAGCTTTCTACGCTGGCTTACCTTGCCTTTGGAATGGCCGCGATTTTTGTGCCTCTTTTGGCGCTGGTTACGTTTGCAATCTACCGCTCAACGGTCGTGCCTATTCGGGACATTCGTGACCGCTTAGGGAGCGTGAGCGTAGATGATAACAGCGCAATCAACCAAATGATTGCCGATATGCGGCAGTTCTGCCAGTCGCGACCAATTAACGATGAAATCACATTGCTGGTGCGAAAAATTACGGAGTTCGGCAAAGCAATCAACGAAAAGAACGAAGAGCTGAATCGCCTCATTATCACGGACGAGAAAACGCAGCTGTACAACTTTCGATACTTCAAGTCGCAACTGCATCAAGAGGTGGTACGGTCGCGTCGCTTCGGTGAGCCGTTTTCACTTATCATGGTCGATGTGGATAAGTTCAAACACTACAACGACACAAACGGACATCTTCTGGGCGATGAGGTGCTAAAAAAAGTTGCACGACTCATTCGCCAAGAATGTCGAGAAACCGACGTGCCCGCACGCTTCGGCGGAGAAGAGTTTGCCGTGCTGCTACCACGCACCGACAAGGAAGAGGCAAAATTCGTGGCAGAACGCATTCGCAAAGCAATTGAAGATGAAGTCTTCATCAATCAAGAAAAACAGCCCGGTGGTAATCTGACTGCCAGCTTAGGAATTGCGACTTTCCCGACTGATGCAAATACGGAGGAAGAACTTGTGAGCGTTGCCGATATTGCGCTCTACGAAGCCAAAGCACGCGGACGCAATCGTTCCCTACACTACGCCGACCTGCAACTCAGCAAAGCAGAATAA
- a CDS encoding substrate-binding domain-containing protein, producing MQRLLHILLVGLLAWLFVQGCSGSSEDRNETTTEGTLRYAIDESLAPAMEPQRQEFTRIWQSATLIAETLQTRAAVQRLLDRKVRLIVINRDLKPDEVEAFKKLDIQLEKRPVGVDGVCFLVHPENPVRQLKLSQLRDILSGAVTNWSQVGGANAPIQLLITSPNDGMRDLLQDSLLKSLEFSKLAYPCTSFAQMKTYMQRTKHFLAYTGTAHARPALNVKQMDTTAFKVLALAADSANAEAVMPFQANVYEGKYPFAHFVYVAHLRGEKLPIGFTSFLLREGQQIFVRHGYAPYKVPIRIVNFKED from the coding sequence ATGCAGCGATTGCTTCATATTTTGCTTGTAGGCTTGCTGGCTTGGCTCTTTGTGCAAGGCTGCTCAGGCTCGAGCGAGGATAGAAATGAAACCACCACTGAGGGCACACTGCGCTATGCGATTGACGAATCCTTGGCGCCTGCGATGGAGCCACAGCGGCAAGAATTTACACGCATCTGGCAAAGCGCAACGCTCATTGCAGAGACACTGCAAACACGGGCGGCAGTGCAGCGCCTACTGGACCGCAAAGTGCGCCTCATCGTCATCAACCGAGATTTGAAACCTGATGAAGTAGAGGCGTTCAAAAAGCTCGACATCCAGCTGGAAAAAAGACCTGTGGGCGTCGATGGCGTATGTTTTTTGGTGCACCCTGAAAACCCTGTGCGCCAGTTGAAGCTCAGCCAACTGCGCGACATTCTTTCAGGCGCGGTTACAAACTGGTCGCAAGTGGGTGGTGCAAATGCCCCTATTCAATTACTGATTACTTCGCCTAACGATGGAATGCGAGACCTGCTGCAAGATTCTTTGCTCAAATCGCTGGAATTTTCCAAGTTAGCCTACCCCTGCACCTCATTTGCACAGATGAAAACCTATATGCAGCGCACAAAGCACTTTTTGGCTTACACGGGCACTGCACACGCCCGCCCCGCCCTGAATGTAAAGCAGATGGATACCACAGCCTTTAAGGTGCTGGCACTGGCGGCTGATTCTGCAAATGCAGAAGCAGTTATGCCTTTCCAAGCCAATGTTTATGAAGGCAAGTATCCATTTGCGCATTTTGTCTATGTGGCTCACCTGCGCGGAGAAAAATTGCCAATCGGATTTACCTCCTTTCTTTTGCGTGAAGGACAGCAAATTTTCGTCCGACACGGCTATGCCCCTTACAAAGTGCCTATCCGAATCGTGAACTTCAAAGAAGATTGA
- a CDS encoding substrate-binding domain-containing protein — protein MLRQLFFAQHKAALCVVLATVFSACAKPEYDVKLAALPSGVEIPKELQEKVRYDAAKQSLIVKDHITAAEKEMLLKLSDDKIYRRAVQALYEANQPDETPQKGEMLVGVEPALMPLAEILVKAFNEKRPEAKIMLEPMSASEALSEIANKRLRFAITIRDSSSQESAAFRANDVSVQRRKAALDAFCFIVHPQNPTTELGFQQVKYLFTGKVKDWSDIDKNRKPLPVTPLLTNDGRSDYLRDSLLAGEKFSDSAVVCKSKEELLATLSRTPGAIGYVSMYDVKDVIGVKEQGGKFVVDIKDTTRFKVVAVKGAGFEASPVLPLQGYVANGEYPASYAIQYFQRTVGRLPAGFSGFLYFGTPGEGQEVFFKNGLVPFTQKIVIRQ, from the coding sequence ATGCTTCGCCAGCTTTTCTTCGCTCAACATAAAGCAGCGCTGTGCGTCGTGCTTGCCACGGTTTTTTCTGCCTGCGCAAAGCCTGAATACGATGTAAAGCTCGCTGCATTACCCAGTGGCGTGGAAATCCCAAAGGAATTGCAGGAGAAAGTGCGCTACGATGCCGCTAAGCAAAGCCTAATTGTGAAAGACCATATCACAGCGGCAGAAAAGGAGATGCTCCTAAAACTCTCAGATGACAAAATTTACCGCCGAGCCGTGCAAGCGCTCTATGAAGCCAATCAGCCAGATGAAACCCCTCAGAAGGGTGAAATGTTGGTTGGCGTCGAGCCAGCTCTAATGCCCCTTGCTGAAATTCTGGTAAAAGCGTTTAATGAAAAGCGCCCAGAAGCAAAAATTATGCTCGAGCCAATGTCGGCTAGTGAAGCACTGTCTGAGATTGCAAACAAACGTTTGCGCTTTGCAATCACCATACGCGATAGCTCCAGTCAAGAAAGTGCGGCGTTTCGGGCTAATGATGTCAGTGTGCAGCGTCGCAAGGCCGCACTGGACGCATTTTGTTTCATCGTGCACCCGCAAAATCCAACCACCGAGTTAGGCTTTCAGCAAGTCAAGTATCTTTTCACGGGCAAAGTGAAGGATTGGTCAGACATCGATAAAAATCGTAAACCGCTGCCTGTTACACCGCTGCTCACCAATGATGGGCGGAGCGACTATCTGCGGGATTCGCTCTTGGCAGGCGAGAAGTTCTCGGATAGCGCTGTAGTCTGCAAGTCTAAAGAGGAATTGCTGGCGACGCTAAGCCGCACACCCGGCGCAATCGGTTATGTGTCAATGTATGATGTAAAAGATGTGATTGGTGTAAAGGAACAAGGTGGTAAGTTCGTAGTGGATATAAAGGATACTACACGGTTCAAAGTGGTGGCAGTGAAGGGGGCAGGCTTTGAAGCCTCACCTGTTCTGCCTCTGCAAGGCTATGTGGCAAACGGTGAATACCCCGCAAGCTATGCCATTCAATACTTTCAACGCACAGTTGGTCGCTTACCTGCGGGATTCTCGGGATTTTTATACTTCGGTACACCGGGCGAAGGGCAAGAAGTTTTCTTCAAAAATGGACTGGTGCCCTTTACGCAGAAGATAGTTATCCGTCAGTAG
- a CDS encoding ferritin-like domain-containing protein: MSITTTVLEEKIDKKAVAAVLNKILETELAGVVRYTHYSLMIYGYNRIPIVSWLRNQASESLAHAQQAGELITGLGEHPSLAIGPLLETHNHDIGAILRESLEHEMTGLAAYRELLSLVEGRSIVLEEYARQMIHDEELHIMEVNKMLRKPGEIAAFQNGQ, from the coding sequence ATGTCGATTACCACAACCGTTCTTGAGGAGAAAATTGATAAAAAAGCTGTAGCCGCTGTGCTGAACAAAATTTTGGAGACCGAGCTGGCAGGCGTCGTGCGCTACACGCACTATTCGCTGATGATTTATGGCTACAATCGCATTCCAATTGTCTCTTGGCTACGCAACCAAGCCAGTGAATCGCTAGCGCATGCACAGCAAGCTGGCGAACTAATTACAGGCTTGGGTGAACATCCCTCTTTGGCAATCGGTCCACTCTTAGAGACGCACAACCATGACATTGGAGCAATTCTGCGTGAGTCACTCGAGCACGAAATGACAGGGCTGGCAGCCTACCGTGAGCTACTCTCTCTGGTAGAGGGGAGGTCTATCGTGCTGGAAGAATATGCTCGCCAAATGATTCACGACGAAGAGCTACACATCATGGAGGTTAATAAGATGCTGCGCAAGCCGGGCGAAATTGCAGCATTCCAGAATGGACAGTAA
- a CDS encoding L,D-transpeptidase, with the protein MWSLLFAISFFSQFRPNLPEQSSTQWQAFPKPRIVIKKSDYKLYLYCGDVLEKVYPIAVGKNKGDKEAEGDMRTPEGYFYISQIQNSEKWTHDFKDGKGEIAGAYGPWFLRLHTSKERTKSGKAWRGIGIHGTHDESSIGTAATEGCIRLRNSDLLDLKSRIRIGTEVRIVE; encoded by the coding sequence ATGTGGAGCTTGCTTTTTGCGATAAGTTTTTTCAGCCAATTTAGACCGAATCTACCTGAGCAGAGTTCGACGCAGTGGCAAGCTTTTCCAAAGCCACGCATTGTGATTAAAAAGAGCGACTATAAGCTCTATCTCTATTGCGGAGATGTGCTTGAAAAAGTCTACCCTATTGCAGTTGGGAAGAATAAGGGCGACAAGGAAGCAGAGGGCGATATGCGCACACCTGAGGGCTACTTTTACATTTCCCAGATTCAGAACTCGGAGAAGTGGACGCACGATTTCAAAGATGGCAAAGGAGAAATTGCTGGCGCATACGGACCGTGGTTCTTGCGACTGCATACCTCTAAAGAACGCACGAAGTCTGGCAAAGCGTGGCGAGGCATTGGCATACACGGCACGCACGATGAAAGTTCAATCGGAACTGCTGCAACTGAGGGGTGTATTCGGCTGCGCAATAGCGACCTTCTTGACTTGAAATCGCGTATTCGAATTGGCACTGAGGTCAGAATTGTGGAGTAG
- a CDS encoding protochlorophyllide oxidoreductase, whose protein sequence is MKAIILYDALTTGGSTDRIIDTIGQTLVEKGVYVEKAKTPPRADYSFLEEFDLIILGTPIYNLAMSPNFVGALNQSNLLESIKKKLVAFFMVFGGPELTAQFLYRPQLSLRLLNHNVIADKLFGLTEKNNPQAPIDFANEIYEKAMQRLEKAGAAS, encoded by the coding sequence ATGAAAGCGATTATCCTCTATGACGCACTGACCACAGGCGGTTCTACAGACCGCATTATTGACACGATTGGGCAGACTCTGGTAGAGAAAGGTGTCTATGTTGAGAAAGCAAAAACGCCACCTCGCGCCGACTACAGCTTTCTGGAAGAATTTGACCTCATCATTCTTGGCACACCGATTTACAACCTTGCGATGTCTCCCAACTTTGTTGGCGCGCTCAATCAGAGCAATCTTCTGGAGAGCATTAAGAAAAAGCTGGTTGCATTCTTTATGGTGTTCGGTGGCCCAGAACTGACCGCACAATTTCTTTATCGTCCGCAACTTAGCCTAAGGCTACTTAATCATAATGTTATTGCCGATAAGCTCTTCGGCCTGACCGAAAAAAACAATCCTCAAGCGCCAATTGACTTTGCTAATGAAAT